A window of Ictalurus furcatus strain D&B chromosome 4, Billie_1.0, whole genome shotgun sequence genomic DNA:
AAGCAgtgagaaaacaacaacaacaacaacaacaacaacaacaaacaaatagatTTTACCAACAAAACCCTAGGATACGTCGGTGGActagttgtttgtttatttatttatttattttagatgtgCGGcaagaaataataagaaaacagCAAGGCAAATATCTGGTTCAAGTTCaatttcaagttcaagtggctttattgtcatttcaaccatatacagttggtatagtacacagtgaaatgaaacaacgttcctctaggaccatggtgctacatgaaacaacacactaaccacatgagacacagaactaaataagatctacaaacattctacataaagtacacgtgcagacgtgtgctaaaaacacaggacagtacagtacctactaaaacaggacaccaggtacagtaagtgacagtgtagcgctgaccagtacacagttttagtgtggaagtgtctgatataacaggtagtgcagaagataggtgccaaggagtaccaatataatttaaacatggtatcaatgtaaacataacatgctatgactgagtattcagcaaattagcttcataccaaatatggacatagcagttattgttgtagcagccaggtaaagtgtagatagtgacaataaatgatatactgtattatttataataatgaataattaactAATAAGCCACACCTCTAATTTTAACAGACAAAAGAGACCACAGGTTTGTGTAGTCACAGGCCAGATAGATAAAAGTTGACATGTAACAAATACCATCTATTCTATACTACTTGTATTTAGTTGTATTTATGAATCAAACACttggacatgtttttttttttgttgttaaataaatcaacaaatacATACAACAGATCATCATATCACAACTGGATAACGTCTCACATAGACTACAACATAAAAGCAAAGAAttggacaaaaaaagaaaaacaatagagGTTACATAACCAtcagttatatattatataattgtaCTATGGAAAGATATACATATAAGGGTACATAAGATATCattatataattgtataatagAGAAATATACATGTGAGGGTACAAAAGGACCATTAAGCATACtttttatatgaaaatgttAAACGATGAGCTTTCCTGTTTTTGGATTTTGACAATACATCTATACCCATTTTTACCTCCTTCTCAAACCCTTTTTACTCTGTTTACATTGTGATTAtgaaatttacataaaaataaaataaaattgataatGAAACCATCATAATTTGAGTAATGATCCTTAATGTAATAATCACATGATTGTAggataagaattttttttaatattgtcgAAAATAAAACCTTCTATACCTTCCTAAAAACTCTGGGTATATTGGCAGCACCAAAACAGATGGGAAATCGTTTCAGTggaattttcacaaaaaaagcattttatttcattatcacTTGTGAGTTTGAATAGAAACTGATTGGTAGAGTAGACTCTAGGAATTATTTGGTATGAAATTTCCCTAACCTTATTTTGTAAGGAGGAATTTTTGAAGCAGAGACCAAACTCGAGTCCAGTTTATATTATTAAAGAGATCTTGGACGTGTTGATCACCTGCGTCTTCTCATTACTTATGTAATATGTTCAGAGTCTGCTGGTGATTGGATACGTCTACAAACATAGTCATGCACCCGATAAATAATATTGTCCGTGACACAAATGAAGAACGTTGCCTTTATTTCTAAATTGCTCCAATATCCAGACATTTTCTTCCACATGATCTTCAGTCTTTTCCTTTTGTTGTCACTTTGTTATGCTAACGTTTTAACCTACACCTCCCAAGGTGTCATAGGAATgtagggccatattcagagttacacacacataatgaggatttaataccaaAATTGCGTGCAGTgatattcagacctcagacataactacagactgtaaatacactcaaaaaTGCCACTGGAATGGCATTCGAGGCCAATATTAAATAGATAGACATGACACTATTCCTTACTCATATTGTCGCTTCAAATTTCAcagaaggttgttttttttttttttttatcgagATGCTATTGAAAAACCGTATCTCAGATGCTTCTACTATAGAAAAATCTGCCAAGCTCAGATGTGGGAACTATATTCAGGTAATATGCATATTGTGCATGGCACACTGAGAAAATCAAGTTAAGCAGCTGTATAACCTGAGTCTGAATAAGCATAAAATAACTTAAATATTCATGTAggaggcacggtggcttagtggttagcacgtttgtctcgcAGCTCCAGGTTtgtgggtttgattcctgcttctGCTCTACGCTTGTGgggtttgcattttctccccgtgctttgggggtttccgccgggtactctggtttcctcccccagtccaaagacatgagttgcAGACTGATAGGCATttccctgtccagggtgtcccctgcctgtctcctgggatagtctccaggctccctgtgagcctgtgtaggataagcgatggatggatgtgactgatgtaacttttggacttaagtcaCCAACTCTGAATATTCATCGAGACATCCCCTTTCCCTGTAATTTACTGGCTTCTGTTCACACATGCCCTTCCGACTAAAATCTTAAACTAGCTCTCATCCTTTTTTATTGCTTCGTCAATCTTCCTGGGACATTAAAGTAAACACTTAACCTCTTCCACGTTAATTACAGTTGAATTTCCACTATAAAAAGCGCACATATAGAAAAAGAGCTCACGTGTACTTGTTGGGTGGTAAGGTTTGTGCCGTGTGAGATTGCGAAAAGGGCTGGGCAGGTTCACATTGTATTAGCAGGCTGCGAGCTgcagtgtttattttgtttgatgAATGCCACAGTGGCGTATTGATTAACTCTCTCCCCTGGTGCTCATCGGCCACACAAaacaagagaaaatgaaaaatgaaacgtGCCACTTGGAATTTTCCCCGTGCAGACTCTAATGAAAAGCTTGTAATTACTAGCAGTGGCATGAAATGAAACAGGATTGCTTCAGTactaaatgaaagtaaataaagctACCCTTCATTAAAAAGCTGTGGTTTGGAGTAGGAAATGTTGATCAAGGACATTTTAGATACTTCTTGTTCCACATGTCTGCTGTGGATTGTTGTAAGCATTGCGTTTGAATCAGCAGCGactatatttgtatttaaacgCATGAATGGTGTAAGCATTCTCTCTTGCCCAGGCCTGAAATGTCTGCTTGCTTTTGGTTTCTTATGGATTACAAAGTCTGCATTTACTTTCCTTATTTCCTTTTTGTCTTCGTTGCCAGACTTAGAGTTAAATGAAAGTATTTCACTTTAGTCCTACTGCTAAGAAGAAACTCAGACGCTGCAACAGCCCGAGATGGTAAAAATAACAAGATAATAGGTGAAAGGCTCCTGAACCATGCAGGATAAAACACTCTGGAGGGGAATAAAGACCAGGCTGAGGCATTTGAAAAGCTTGGTGTCTCACTCTtgctgtataaatgtgtgtgggtatgtttAATCACAGTGCAGTGCAGAGAGAAATTATTATCTGTCGCTAATGAGACTGAGCAAGTTCAGTGAGCTGGAGTAGCATAAACTGTAACACAAGATCAGTGATTGACACCTACTCATCCTCCGTCCCCCTCCCATCCCCGCGTAGCGGTCAATAAGCCGTTTTATTGAACACCAGATTGTGTACTTGTGCTGCACATCAAATAAATGTAGCATTTGTGTCGCTACATAAGGGATTATTAATGACTTCAAATATGAAGTATTAAAAGGAtggatttgggtttttttttttttgcagtcttaaaatttttaatctttaaatcTGTGTAGAATAGTACATCGAGCTTATTTAGTCTCGTAAAATGCATGGATGCTTTGGCTTTCAGTCTCATCGATTGCAGTTTTCTTAAAAgccatttttatcatttttgagACAAAAACATCCCTTAAACATCTTTCACTGCTGATGACCCTTTAGACACCTACTCTATAATCTGTGCATTTTTATCTGTTatgattttatcatttttttcccaTCTCCCTGAATGTCTCTCCACTCCGTCCCCTCCCACACCCACTCCTTatgcttttgtttgtctttgtttgtttgttgactCCATCGGTTCCTTTAGGCCACCAACCTGGCTCCCTCCTCCACCAGTGCCACCCTTTCCCTTGCCAATCCCGATGTCTCCATACTAAACTACCAATCTGCACTCTACCAGCCTCCTGCAGCACCCATGGCTGCCGTGGCACCCAGGACCATGCCCCTGCAGCCTGGTGCCACTCAGCTCTGTGCCGCTCGGCCTGACCCCTTCCAGCAGGCGCTCATTGTTTGCCCACCCACCTTCCAAGGTGAGAGCACTATTCCTGCACATGGAGTCTTGGGTTGTCTTTGAACATGTCTATACTACGATTTGCAAAGGGATTGATGAGTTTTAAAACACTTCTATTACTGGAGAGAATACTAGATATTTAACAATGTGCATTAATTAAATACACACTCACCGACTAAATTTTTATctttacacctgctcattcatgcaattatccaatcagccaatgtGTGgtggcagcacaatgcataaaatcatacagatacacgtatcatgcagatacagctcaagacctgttcatgttcacatcaagcaATATGTGATCTCAGTCACTCAGTTGtagtgccagacgggctggtttgagtgtttcagaaaggGCTGATCTCCATAGCCCATAGAGTTtaaacagaatggtgtgaaaagcaAAAGACATCCAGTGACTGAcggttctgcaggtggaaatgtCTTGTTGATGGCTAGACTGGTTCTAGTTACCACAGAaactatagtaactcaaataaccagtcTTTATAACCATGGTGAGTGGAAAACCTCAACACAAAGCACCTTGAAGCGGAAAGGGCTACCAATCCCGACGCAGCAGCTCACCAGCAGCTCACAAGACCACATCAGATTCCATTCGTGTAAGCCATGGACAGGACTctaaggctacagtgggcacaagcTCACTgaaactagacagttgaagactggaaaaagtttAGGTTTAGGTGAATCTGATCTGGTCTTCtgttgattggataattgcctGACTGAGCAAGTGTTCCCGAGTCCATAGAGATGCTGCACCGAGGCCTGAGAGTCAGTCTGATCTGGTCTTCtgttgattggataattgcctGACTGagcaagtgttcctaataaagtagccAGTGAATGTCTAGTAGTGAACCTTGAAATCTTGATGTCTAAGCACTGAGGTCTTAATGGTAGTCCAGTTATTCGGTTGATTGATCTGAATTTCCTATGATCACTTGGTGCATGTAAATGTCAGTCATGTGTTAGAAATAGAACTAGAAATGCAGATGATAAGAGCTGTGGTGCCTATGGTGTGTCCTCAGGGTTGCAGGCATCCCCCTCCAAGCACAGCGGCTACTCCGTACGGATGGAGAATGCTGTTCCCATAGTGACTCAGGCCCCCGGCGGTCAACCCCTGCAGATCCAACCTGGCCTTCTCACACAGGTACAAACACTTCCTCCTTCACCATGGCAGTGAAGAACCATGCATGCTAAACTAATTAtacctctctgtgtctcctgAATGCACTGCTACAGAAGAATGTGGCTTTGGAAAAGAGCAATTAGCATGAcccattttgttttaatgaactATAATTCACCTCCTCTGACAAAGTCTTTCTCATTTGGTCATATATTAtaattgcttgtgtgtgtgtgtgtgtgtcacaggaGCTGGTCCCAGAGCCTGTTACCAGGCTGGGCTTTTTGTCTCCACTGAAACTCAgcacttgtgtttttttttccctggagTGAAAGCCAGTCATGGTCTGACGAGCATGACAGAGGCCGGCTCTCAGAAAGATCTATGGACGCTGGCGGGTTTTTTAGCTTCAGGGGCCATAAGGCAGGACCTGCGTTGGATTGATGATGTTTGGCTTGAACTTCTTGACTAGCTGGTGGAAGTTTGATACTTTCCATCCAGTTTAAATCAGACCTTAGTTACTTGTTTTATGGAATAGAGACACGTCATTTCGTAGCAGTTTTTAACGTGATGATATCCATAATGTTCCTTGTTTGTGCGAGAAAACCTGGTTCCTTTCTCGCTCTATGCTTGTTTGCCTGAAGGTCTGAGAGCCCTCGTGTCtttcaagtgtgtgtgaagagggATGAGGCTAGTCCCAGAAGGCTGCCTAGGCCTTTATCTGGATCAGGAATGCAGAAAATGCAGGAACAATAAGGGAGGGAGAGCATTCAGAGCCTCTAGGGGTGACAAAGGGCCTTCACCAAGCGAGAGAGACTGGGCGCCATGTCAGAATGGGGGTTGTGCAGAAGATGGCTATGCATGGAAAAGAGCCCTTATCTGGGTTACGGTTCCAGGGCAGACGAGCTGATTACACACCCCAGGCCAGCATGAGAGAACTGAAAGTGCCCAGAATGTAGGAAAAGGGCTGCAGGGACATAATGTCTAGTGTAGACATAAATATTTGTGACCATGTGgctgcaaaagaaagaaataatctgCTATCTGTTGAGAATAAAGTCCTTAAAGGAAGTTGAGTATGCGCACTGCATATAGGTAGGTTAATAGTGCTTTCAGTTTTTCATGTCAGCTAAAACAATACCAAGTGCTGACTTGAAGTGTTCCGGTTAAACATCACCAAAGTACGTGAAAAAGGACATGTTCTAGTTTTACGCACTTTTATGTTTCACAGCTTGAATCTTTGAGATCAATTTTTCAACTCGACTAATGACCGCCCTTCGTGTTCCTCTCCTCTAATCCCAACATTTGGGAAAAAAAGATTGCAGTCCACAGCAACAGCAGGCAAAAGATGAAGGTGACTGTAAATATCCTGGTAATTTTAGCCATCCAGCAAACAGCTTTAAGAATATTCCAGCAAAACGGGAAGCCATGTTCCACTAAAGACATGGCCAAACATAactgaaccttttttttcccccccgaagGCGTTGTTTGGACTGTCTCTAAGCTTAAACATAATAGACCCCTGCCGTTTGTGGTTAGGCCTCCTTTGTGTGACCCAAACACTACAGCCTATACTGATGGAACCGTTAACTAGATGTGCGAATGGTATTAAAGCAACAATTCATTAGTTGTACATTAAACTGCTAATCAGTAGAGCTGCATTAAGCCATTAGAGCTGCAGACACTCCTCTGCTAGCCACGTCTCTGGGCAAATTACGCCTGGCACTCTGTGCACTCCATGCCAGTCATACAAAGCAGCTCCTCACAAAGCTGCTGAATGGGGGGCTCCTGAATTTAATTAAATCCTGAGCTGATTTGGAAAACGTCAAAGCCATCAGCGCACTGCCTAGGAGATGCTACATATCTTTATTAAGGCGAGGTCTTATCTTTTTTGAGATAGGAGTCAAGGCCACGCTTGGTTTTTCAAGGTGCATTATGAATCTCTTAAGATATCGGTGCCAAGGAAAGGATGAAAAACACCAATGTTAAAATGAAAGTGACAAAAGCTTTTTGTTATTCAACAGTGGCTTTTTGCCAAAGTTGTTTCATTTCTGCGTGTTGAATCGTTTCGAGCGTTTCTAGAGGACAGTGACAATAGATAAATGAGATGCGCTGGTCTGCTTGACGTTGTGTATTATATTTCTTGATATAAATGTATTGCAACTGTAATTTAGAGAAAGAAGAGAACATAGTTTTGATGCTCCTTCCTGCATAGTCGCCTTGCCTAAAGGGGATGTTTGACCCGTTTGGTAGTTCTTTGGCACAGTTTGGCACAGTTGCTAACGGTCACAGCTGCAAATAGCTTTGTCCTTTTCTCCTCATTCTAAACCTGTGGGTGTTCTTAAGGACCTGTTTAGTCGGGAGTCTTACACTCTTGTGCAAACACCCGCAGTGCAAACTTCAAACTATGAACCCAACGCCCCTTATTCTTTTGTTCTGTCCTTGTCTTGCAGCAGGCGTGGCCCTCTGGTACCCAGCAGATCTTGCTGCCCCCAGCATGGCAACAGCTCACCCACACCTCTGTACAGCACACCACAGTCATCCCGGACTCTATGAGCACCTCTCAGCCCCTGACCAACTGGAGGTAAGACCACCTGTGTCCCCTtactcatttacacacaacaagGCAGCTTTCACAAGAGCGATTTTGGCATCCGCAAGAAATTCAGTTGACACGCATTGCTGATTTGTTTCTGGGCAGAGATCAAGGTTTGTTACTGTATACTGAAAATGAGAATTGAAAACAGAAAATGTGGTTCAAGTTGCATAGACATaatatctgtaaataaaaatgtcagtttATCCTGCAGctatttgtattcatttggtGTCACTGCTATCTGGGATAGTCGGCTAGGATTCGGTCTGAAAACAAACGGATGCAAGCGCGTATATACTGATAttcaaaaacaatatttatgcCATTGTGCTTAATATTAGTGCATAATATTGAGTAAATTTAGCATTTAATTTAAACCTAGTTTAAAGGCAATGAAACagtaaaaacagtaaaaagGCCTACATGTAAGTACACACTAGGAAACCAAATGCGAATACATCATACAACAGATAAACCGTCCTAAATACAGATATGATTAAGGTTCACATGGCTAGAAGTGTGCATTGggatacaacaaaaaaaattttgcaTGAGCAGTCATATGTGAAGCTtgtgcattgctgcacagtacatttacatagCAACTGCCTGATCACGGTTGTGGTgctttaaattaggctactagtttgtttacatttttgggAACTAAATGCGATAGAACAGATTgtgggcaggtacaaacaaaacagaatagCTTTATTATTTAGGATTTAAAAATCAGTCCCATGCACACCTCTAGTTTAGACCAGTTATGAACTTGAGTGGAACTAACTGTCATGGCCAAAATTCACAAACACTGCTGGCAGGTTTCTACTTCTGGGTTTTGTTTTCCCAGTGTTTCTGGGGACATAGTGGTAgggctaaaaacaaaacaaaactaaatcaactactaaaaaaaaaaatacttctgttttaggccacacccactttgggttcaaatctgaatacagatacgaaTACAAAAAGATGTCAACACTAAactgatacagatacagatagtgtcatTGTGTTACGCCctagcgtgcacacacacacacacacacacacacacacacacacacacacatacaattaaATCAGAAAGTCATAGCGCAGCTctataatacatttacatatctGGCAGATGCTTTTACAACAAGTGAGCTGAGCAGATGAAGATTTCATAAGCACTATTAGGTCAAATGTGTGTGTCTTGTGCTTGCTGTAAGATGTGGAAACTTGAATTGGGCAGTTTCTAATGTGAGCTGACAACCACAGCTATTTCCTCCTCCATCTTGCTCTACATCATGTATGACTGAAGCTGCACCCAGACCGTCTCCTATATGCTGACACATGGTCCAAATTCTTTGAACAGACAATTGAGCATCATTTCCATGCATTGCCATTCAGTGCTACAAGACATCCGTCATGTTGTTCTTATTATAATCAGTGGCAAGAGGTGCTTTTGAAGTATGTCCTTTTGAAAACAGCCTGAAACAATGTTTTTACGTTTCAAGTTGTGCTGCTCCATTTAGAAAGGAAACACGCAGAACATGGAAACATTTAGAATGGAAGGGAAACGTGTGGTTAAGCCATGTCATGATGAGGCAGTGAAGATGTACTGAGTGTAGTTATTAAGATGTAGTGAGTGTAGTTGGGGCTACAACTTCACAACCACTTTGTGGCTCAGGGGGTAGAGCGGGTTgcccactaatcgtagggttggcggttcgattcccggcccatgtgtcTCCACacgccaaagtgtccttgggcaagacactgaaccccaagttgctcccgatggcaagctagcaccttgcatggcagctctgcagccattggtgtatgtgtgtaaatgtgtggaTGAGACACGGTGTAAAGCTAACCTAAGcttaaaaaaagcactatataagtgcagaccatttaccatttttaccATTAATTACACCCCTACTAATATGTATACATCAAAAGAATGGACACATCACTATACCCCATTACTGAGCATATTGATACTCATTTGCACCATTAAAACACAGGGGTAAAGTGTTATATTGCATGGCTATTTGACTTTGATGAATGAGCAAGTTGAACGAGGCAGGAAGCTGTGTACTCAGCCTACCAGCTAGGTTTGCTCATGAATTATGCATGTAAAATGAAgcacagttttattttaaaatcctgcTCGTCAAAAGAACATCATATTGCATTCAGTACTAATAgagatgttaaatgttaaatgttgagTGTTTCGTGGGGCAGCTTGGGTCACTAAGTTAACTATAAGGGGAAAGATTTGAGCTGGCTCACATTGCTGTGTAGGCAGCAGGCTGAGGCTCATTTGGGTTTGCTGATGTCGTGAGAAGTGGAGATGCGAGCCTTCAGCCCAGCCCTGACGGCTCTATTGTCCTCGGTGAGCCCGTCTGCAGGAGTGTCGCACTCGCACTGCAGAGTCAGAGATCTCTCCTGTGAGAGCCATCCCTCTGCTGTCAGTCTGCTCTGTGTCCAACACAGACACTGCTGCCGTCTACTGGACAAACATCGTACTGAATTAGGTCATGATCGGTAGCACTGTCGTGTCATGTGGATCATTGTGGAGTGTTGCTTGATTTATTTCCATTTGAATAGATTTACATATCTTTATTAAAACAGGGCCTTATCCTTTTTTTGGAGACTTTAGAATAATATTTATCTCTGATGTGGATTTGGATTTAAGAAAAGGActgaaaatgaagtgaaaaagaCAAGCTTTCGTCATTCCACGCTGGCATTTGCTTTCTGAAAACCTATGAGTATAAAAGGTTGTATAGTCTAAAAGCtgctcttgtttttttgttttttttccccaggaatTCCCATCCCCATGGCAGCCATTACAATCCCATCATGCAACAGCCAGCCTTGCTTGCCGGTCACGTGTCCCTGCCTTCCCAGCAACCTTTGAACGTGGGCGTGGCTCATGTAATGAGGCAGCCGTCAAACAACAGCTCATCCTCCAAAAAGAGTAAGCCACAGCAGATgagcaacaggtcagtaattaACTATCATGTTTGGGTTTTTATGACATGGATGGAATGAAGAGTTGATTCCCTGACACGTTTATGTGCCTTCCTGTTTTAGGAATGTGTCCACCTATGAGGTGTCCTCATCCCAGGCGGTGTTATCCCCTCAGCGCTCGAAGCGTGTGAAGGAGAACACACCGCCACGCTGCGCTGTGGTACAAAACGGCCACTCTGCTCCCTGCGTCCCGGCTGAGGcctgtggaggaggaggagggtgggGAGAAGAGCAGGCCTCCAGCACAACGCGAGAGCACCACGGACCACACAACCAACACCCGCAACACAACCAACACAACCCACCTCGACAGACCATCATCATCCCCGACACCCCGAGTCCAGCTGTCAGCATCATCACCATCAGCAGCGACACAGACGAGGAGGATGAGCACAAGCAGCCCAGTAACACCAGGTCAGCAGGGATATTTTTTTGATGTATAATGCAatttcttgtgttttgtttttttaaaataacaattagATTACACAGACGCTGATGATTTTCCTACCTGTGTTGCACTCATCTCCTCACAGCACATCATCCAAGCAGCGGAAGAACGTCATCAGCTGTGTCACTGTCCACGACTCCCCAGATTCTGACTCCAGCAATAACAGCCCCTATGCTGTCGGCTCCCGAACCAACGGCCCCAACGCTAACAACTATGAATCTAAGGGCACAGTGCTGGACAACTACAACAACGGAAATCCCCGAACCATCATCATCCCTCCCCTGAAGAGCCAGACCAGCGAGAGCCTGAGCGAGTGTGATCGACTTGTGCCTGGTGAGACGGAGACTTTTCTCAATAAGTCTACCATTACAAAAAGTTAACATGAGCTCTATATAGTTCAGGGTTGTCTGTGGCATCCATAGCCAGATGTATGCACATTAATGAAGTCtacatgaattaataaatatctCTGACACTGGAAATATATCTTTGATCACTACAGACACAATGAACCACCAGAATCCTGCCTACAAGTATAAATCCTCCAATGGAGGCCTGTCAGCCAACAATCACTCATCAGGGGGTGTTCCCGTAGGCGGAGCATATCGGCAGCAACGTTCCGGGCCACACCCTTTCCAGCAGCAGCCGCTCAATCTCAGCCAGGTGtggagtgtatgtgtatatggtTAAGCTTTCTGGTTTGCATTTGATGTATGGATGTGTAGTCGTGTTTGTCGCTAGACAGCCGTATGGATATGCACAGTGGTGTAAAGTATCAAAccacaaacaaaacatgaacCCCGGGGCAAATAGcgtgttaataaaaaaatagcgTGATGATACCGTGCAAAACAAGATGAATAACGTTATATCCTCTTTTGCAGGCTCAGCAGCACATGGCGGTAGAGAGAAATGGAGGCCACAGGAGACAGCAAGCCTATATCGCACCAACAATGGCTGCCCAAGCTCCCTATTCCTTTCACCACAACAGTCCCTCCCACAGCGCTAATGTGCACCCCCACCTAGCTGCCCCTCACTTATCTGGCCAACCTCACCTTTACACGTACACCACCCCCGCTGCCCTGGGATCCACAGGTACTGTGGCACATCTGGTGGCATCACAAGGTTCAGCTCACCATGCAGTCCAACACGCTGGCTACCCGCCAAGCATCGTGCACCAGGTACCTGTCAGCATGGGCCACCGCGTTCTGCCATCCCCCACGCTGCACCATGGCCAGTACCAGCCCCAGTTTGCCCATCAAACATACATCAGCGCTTCACCCGCCTCCACTGTCTACACTGGATATCCCTTGAGCCCCACCAAGATGAACCAATACCCGTATCTCTAGACCCGAAAACACTGGAGCC
This region includes:
- the hipk2 gene encoding homeodomain-interacting protein kinase 2 isoform X3: MASQVQVFSPHTLQSSAFFSVKKLKVEQSCNWDMTGYGTHSKVYSQNSKQSVSAAPVGLNAASLQVSNSSLPYEQALLFPASSGHIVVASASSTSGVAGQLLGSTGSSSGSGSGGHNLTRRSTVSLLDTYQRCGLKRKSEELDNNNGSGSSVHVVEELQQPPAAPMLQNNGQSGPTGTVATTSTTATSKTSGANSEGDYQLLQHEVLCSMTNTYEVLEFLGRGTFGQVVKCWKRGTSEIVAIKILKNHPSYARQGQIEVSILARLSTESADDYNFVRAYECFQHKNHTCLVFEMLEQNLYDFLKQNKFSPLPLKYIRPILQQVATALMKLKSLGLIHADLKPENIMLVDPARQPYRVKVIDFGSASHVSKAVCSTYLQSRYYRAPEIILGLPFCEAIDMWSLGCVIAELFLGWPLYPGASEYDQIRYISQTQGLPAEYLLSAGTKTTRFFNRDPDSTYPLWRLKTPEDHEGETGIKSKEARKYIFNCLDDMAQVNVSTELEGSDMLAEKADRREFIDLLTKMLTIDADKRITPIETLNHPFVTMAHLLDFPHSTHVKSCFQNMEICKRRVNMYDAVNQSKTPFITHVAPSTSTNLTMTFNNQLNTVHSQATNLAPSSTSATLSLANPDVSILNYQSALYQPPAAPMAAVAPRTMPLQPGATQLCAARPDPFQQALIVCPPTFQGLQASPSKHSGYSVRMENAVPIVTQAPGGQPLQIQPGLLTQQAWPSGTQQILLPPAWQQLTHTSVQHTTVIPDSMSTSQPLTNWRNSHPHGSHYNPIMQQPALLAGHVSLPSQQPLNVGVAHVMRQPSNNSSSSKKSKPQQMSNRNVSTYEVSSSQAVLSPQRSKRVKENTPPRCAVVQNGHSAPCVPAEACGGGGGWGEEQASSTTREHHGPHNQHPQHNQHNPPRQTIIIPDTPSPAVSIITISSDTDEEDEHKQPSNTSTSSKQRKNVISCVTVHDSPDSDSSNNSPYAVGSRTNGPNANNYESKGTVLDNYNNGNPRTIIIPPLKSQTSESLSECDRLVPDTMNHQNPAYKYKSSNGGLSANNHSSGGVPVGGAYRQQRSGPHPFQQQPLNLSQAQQHMAVERNGGHRRQQAYIAPTMAAQAPYSFHHNSPSHSANVHPHLAAPHLSGQPHLYTYTTPAALGSTGTVAHLVASQGSAHHAVQHAGYPPSIVHQVPVSMGHRVLPSPTLHHGQYQPQFAHQTYISASPASTVYTGYPLSPTKMNQYPYL